In the Blautia coccoides genome, TCCTGGACACATTCACAGAAATAGGAACTGCCCGGTTCCCCCTGTCCAGCCAGTTTCTGACACATCCGCATACCTTGTCCCAGATATAAATATCCAGGTTTGCAATAAATCCGCTGTTCTCCAGAACCGGTATAAATTCGTTTGGAGGTACTAGACCCCTTTCAGGGTGGATCCATCTGACAAGTGATTCCAGTCCTATGATTTTTCCTGTCATCATATTGCATTTTGGCTGTGCGTAAAATACAAATTCACCGTTGGTAAGCGCTCTCTGTACTTCCGATAAAAGTAAATGGTTCTCTTCTATTTTCTGCATCATTGCCGCGTCATACCAGGAAACACGCTTTGCATAATTTCCCTTCACAGATGCCAGCGCTATAGATGCCCTGTCACACATGGTGCTTACCGGTAAATTGGTATCTGTGATCTCATACATACCAAAGGCAGGGAGAAAGCCCGCGTTCCCTCCGTACTGCCTTACATAGTGCAGGATATCGTTCTGCAGGGATTTCAGAGCATCTTTGTTGTCCGGCAGTATAATCACAAAATCATCATCACCAATATATCCGGCAACTCCATGGTCTTTTTCCTGAGCCTCTTTCAGGAACTCACCCACTCTTACAAGAAACTTATCCCCTGCCTCCTGTCCATACCATTCGTTAAATATTTTAAAATGTTCTATATCAACAGCCATCAGGCAGTATTTTTTATCACCACCCCTTTTCAGCAGTTCCTCCGCTCTGGCAAAAAAGACATTTTTCTTATAAAGTCCTGTCAGACTGTCATAATAGTTTTCCTGGATCAGGCTCTGCCTCTCCTGATTTATCTGTTTTGCCTTCTGGTTATTGATATCCTGGATAAAGCACATGATAATGTTATCTCCGCCGACCTGGTACCGAAGGGGCACAACCATCTGGAGAACCCAGCAGTACCGGCCGTCCTGCATTTTTTTTCTGCACTGCAGCCGCAGCACATTTTCAGCAGATTCCTTTGACATTCTTACCAGGATATCATTCAGATTCCAGAATTCAAAATATTCCTCTCTGTCATCCGGGTGGATCAGATGGTCACCGGTATCCCGAAGTATCTGTGTAAGACTTCCTGACAGCGGGACCGCGGGATATTTTCCCTCCATCTGATACAGCGTTTTATATGTATTCTGTGTAAGATTCAACTCATACAGCTCATCATACGCGGTAAGGCTTGTCAGATTAAAGAACAGGCTTTTATTTCCCTCATCTATTTCTTTTGCCAGCACCATACTGCATACTCCGGCTCCCGGCCAGTCAACAGCACCGGAATTGATCTCCACCCATTTCTTAACCTTTTTATTGTAGAAGACAGCACTGTCTCTGGCTTGCCGGGCAAGCGGGCAATCTCTGCATGGCTCCTTTTCGTCGCACAGTGCCTCATAACATATCTGCCCGCACTCCAGTTCAGGAAATGTTTTTTTCAGCTCCTCATTGCAGCTGACAATCCTGTAATCACTATTTATAATATATATTTTACTGTTTTCATTTCCTGATAGCTTATCCATACAACCTCCAACGTGTTTACCCGTTAATACACTTATTATAGTGCTGAATGCACATAATCGTCAATGTATTTGACTCTGCCTTATGCAATTCCACGAACCCCAAAATAGATTTTTTTGGTGCATTACATAGCAGTACATATCCTGTATGATACCCTTGTTTACTGCACAGCAGCGTCTTATACACTTTCCCAGACAATAAAAAAGGTACCGGAATAAATTCCGATACCTCATTTTCTTAAATCTTAATTTTGTTTTAAATTATACTCTGTGTTTTTTCAAAATACAGCTTCTGCACAATTGTAAATGTAACTGCAAATATAATTGCAAATGTAACTACAAATATAATTCAAAATATAATCAAAAATGAATGCTTCCCTGAAGCCAGATCACACCCTTAAAGCGCCGGCCAACCTCAGGTTCTCCCATCAGGTCACTGGTGTTGATACAGACATCAATTTCCAGATCATTACATGCAATTCTGAGTTCGTAAACTTCCTCATTTGTCATGACATTTCTCACTCTGGAGCAGTCCATAATTTCGCCCATGACATTGTACAGGTCACATTCCATACCGTACGGCATAAAATATGTATCTACAATAGAGTACACATCCTCGTTGGGGATTCTTCCGGAAATCATGGAATAGATATCAATATCCTCCATCGTGAGATTTTCCATAGCATCCTCATCGCCGTTGCGGGCCGCCGCGATCATGCGGTTGCGGTTAATGGTATTTTCCTTCTCTTCTTTTTCCTGCTTTTCATCCTTTGTGACAGGAAGAAGAATCTTTCCCTCCTTAGCCAGAGCCGCAAGGGTAATGGCGTAGGATCCTCTGGAATAATTCCCATGGCTTCT is a window encoding:
- a CDS encoding DUF3881 family protein, which codes for MHSYLKSIGFSGINGKKEVDRILKDVISHYDEKTVIEDRKNHLFAEISKTYGCDFGITVCGEYDENNEFQMEYYFPYFRGTGITTQEDVVIEKHAGKESYAGACDDVRIGVTIIFYLQNAGEYLTERSHGNYSRGSYAITLAALAKEGKILLPVTKDEKQEKEEKENTINRNRMIAAARNGDEDAMENLTMEDIDIYSMISGRIPNEDVYSIVDTYFMPYGMECDLYNVMGEIMDCSRVRNVMTNEEVYELRIACNDLEIDVCINTSDLMGEPEVGRRFKGVIWLQGSIHF